The proteins below come from a single Mya arenaria isolate MELC-2E11 chromosome 8, ASM2691426v1 genomic window:
- the LOC128244392 gene encoding uncharacterized protein LOC128244392 yields MQKKSVLDCMIEPQGSADSITVYHGVLEADEAGRPPDHPHVQHTKFCMLVIAKQGNKNLVYQDTVRLLIRRKWKSYARKRFECVSAVTDPTRYHGSLHVVRAVFEVVLLVMAAFTIFTEFIQLKRHRLEYFHDVFNCFDSSSSILILVTVPLRFSENVAQWHVLAFGYIIWTLRIFKFAAVFRQSGAYAQILSRILAYDFMQFGLVFLVILLCFSVSIFLSLRGDSDLNVHNETSTFWGTLFVGVRSLTEAAPFVEYTCDNGYGEDIKDLQSVLDKWESPPLNEMSKYVRDVWDSLDSHRLSLLTIQQRLARQESTLRDIQEQLRCLLLVNASTTGVEQPRFYRRDTEDGQTSVQPTGVGRKSGRTGKNQTTTSNITIEMDEIDNLISHLSGTIPEEENDNKQNESNFITKESSNIVRHLQDITTYSQATQQDTYPFGHS; encoded by the exons ATGCAG AAGAAGTCGGTGCTGGACTGTATGATCGAGCCGCAAGGTTCCGCGGACAGTATCACTGTGTACCACGGCGTCCTGGAGGCGGACGAGGCCGGGCGGCCACCCGACCACCCACATGTTCAACACACCAAGTTCTGTATGCTGGTCATCGCTAAACAAGGCAATAAG AACCTAGTGTACCAAGACACAGTCCGTTTACTTATTCGGAGGAAGTGGAAGTCGTATGCCCGGAAAAGATTTGAGTGCGTGTCCGCAGT GACGGACCCCACACGCTACCATGGTTCATTGCACGTGGTACGAGCCGTGTTCGAGGTCGTGTTGCTGGTCATGGCCGCCTTTACCATATTCACGGAATTTATCCAGcttaaaag GCATCGACTGGAGTATTTCCACGACGTGTTTAACTGCTTCGACTCCTCCTCTTCGATACTTATTCTGGTGACTGTACCTCTCCGATTTAGCGAAAATGTTGCACAATGGCACGTTCTCGCGTTCGGGTACATTATCTGGACATTACGGATATTTAAATTTGCCGCCGTGTTTAG ACAGAGCGGTGCTTATGCCCAGATTCTGTCCCGGATCCTGGCCTATGACTTCATGCAGTTTGGTCTGGTGTTCCTCGTCATCCTCCTCTGTTTCTCTGTGTCCATCTTTCTTTCTCTCCGTGGAGACTCCGACCTTAACGTCCATAATGAGACTAG CACGTTTTGGGGGACTCTGTTTGTTGGTGTGCGGTCCCTGACGGAGGCGGCGCCATTTGTTGAATATACATGCGATAATGGATACGG TGAAGACATCAAGGACCTTCAATCTGTTTTGGACAAGTGGGAATCGCCTCCACTAAACGAGATGAGCAAGTATGTTCGGGACGTCTGGGATTCGCTCGACTCGCACCGCCTGTCCCTCCTCACCATCCAGCAGAGACTCGCCCGCCAGGAAAGCACCCTTAGAGACATACA GGAGCAACTGCGCTGCCTTCTATTAGTAAATGCCTCAACAACAGGTGTAGAACAGCCACGGTTTTACCGCCGCGACACAGAAGATGGACAAACTTCTGTTCAGCCAACAGGCGTAGGGCGGAAAAGTGGGCGGACAGGGAAGAATCAAACTACTACCTCAAATATTACCATTGAAATGGACGAAATTGATAACCTGATCAGTCATTTATCGGGTACCATTCCAGAAGAagaaaatgataacaaacagAACGAATCTAATTTCATAACCAAGGAAAGTTCTAATATTGTAAGACATTTACAAGATATAACAACGTATTCACAAGCCACTCAACAAGACACTTACCCTTTTGGTCACTCATGA